The segment GGATCGAGAGTCGGATTTGGCGAACTATCCGATGGTTCATCCAATACGGCGTTCTTCGCGGAAACCCGGTTCGGGCTCAGAGGCGATTCGACAAGCGACCTGATCGATGCCCAAACTCAGATGGCACGCGTCAGCGGAGGAGCGCCCGGATCCGTTTCAGCGGAAGACCTTGTCGCGCAGACTCCTACTCGTTACGAGGGAAACCGCGCTGGACAATGGATGCGTAACTTGCCCTATCAAGGAACGGTTAACGCATTCTTCACGCCAAATTCGCAACGGCCGGATGTCGCGTTTCATGGTGACTTCATGTCTGCCTCCAGAAGCAGTCATCCTGGCGGCGTCAACGTTAGTCGCTGCGACGGAAGCGTCAGCTTCATCGCCGAAAACGTCGACTTGGCTACATGGCGAAACTTCTTTGACCGCGCTGATGGCGAAGTATTGGGGGGATTCTAATGTTTGGATGTTACATACACGGCGAGGATAATTACTCATTGAAACAACCGATTTCAAGACCTGCGTCAAAGACTTGGTATTTGGCGTTTATTGTTGCTTTGGCGTTGGTGATGTTGCAAAGCATCGCTGCCCTTGCAGAAGAAGGAAATGCTGGCGACGGATCAACTGACAAAGCTGCCTGGTCCAGCTTTCGCGGAGCTGGAAACAGCACGGTCTCTCCTGATGCCTCGATCCCTTTAAAATGGTCGCCTGGGAGTGGCATTTCGTGGCAAGTAGAACTGCCAGGATACGGTCAGTCGTCGCCACTGGTCTTTGCGGGCAAGGTGCTGGTAACCGCTGTCGAAGGTCCGCAAAAGGAAAAGAATCTGGTTGTTTGCGTTGATCGCGAATCAGGTGAAACGCTCTGGCGCTACGATCAGTCGACCACGCTCAAGGGTCCATCCAACTTCATGTATTCGAGGGCAGCTCCAACGCCGATCGCGGATCGTTCGCGAGTAGTTGCCTTCTTTGAGTCGGGTGATCTTATTGCCGTCGGTTTGAACAGTGGCAAAAAACTGTGGAGCCGTGATCTCAAGGAAGAACTTGGTCCGCTCAGTTCGCGGCATGGCCTCGGCAGTTCATTGGCCCAAACGGATGACCTTTTGTTTATCAATCTGGAACATGACGGCCCATCTGCATTGTTGGCAATTCAAAAGTCGGACGGTGCAACGAAATGGAAATCCGAGCGACCTTCGGGGAGTTCATGGAGCTCTCCGGCGGTGATGCAGCGAGGTGATCAAACGCAAGTCGTTGTCAGCTCCGGTGGCGAAGCCGCAGGCTACGATGCTGAAACTGGGAGAGAGTTGTGGAAGATAATCGGATTGGCGGGGAACTCGGTTCCTTCCCCTTTGGTTGTGGAAAACCGGATTTACCTTGGGGCTCGATTGCCCGAATTTGGTTCCGTAGCTACCGCTGCCAAAAGCAACCTTTGCCTCGAGTTTGAAGAAGGGGCAACCGAGCCCGAAGTAGCTTGGCGAAGCAAACGATGCGTAGCGGACTATGCCAGTCCTGTTGTTTGCGGCGACAACGTCTTCCTGATCAATGGCGATGGGATTCTTGGATGCCTGGACAAAAACACGGGTGAAGAAAAGTACCGGCAGCGACTTGGGATGGTGTGTTGGGCTACGCCGATTGTGCATGACAATCACTTGTTCATATTTGGAAAGAATGGAAAAACGACCGTTTTGAAAGCAGGCGGGCAATTCTCAAAAGTTGGTGACAACCACTTGTGGGACTCCGCCGATCCGCCACGTCCTGTTTCCTATGTCGAATACTTTCCGTCGTCTGGCGGAGGCGGACATGGACACGGTGGTCATGGAAGTCATGGCGGCGTGCAAAAGCAGCCCGCTGGTCACGCCAAGCACGCGAGCGGCGCCAGGCATTCTGGTGAATCTAAGCCCGGGACTCACAGCGGCGGTTATTCCGCACATGCGGCAGGGAAGCGCTCTGATGAACTTGGCGATGAGACAACTCCGGGGGCTGGAATGTTAACGGGAATGCTCAAACGAGACGTCGATGGCGATGGCTTGCTATCGGGAGACGAGATTCCCGGCCGTCTCAATACGGTCATGGAAAACATCGACCTGAACAAGGACGGAAGGCTCGACAAAAGCGAACTCAAGAAGATGGCCGACAGTTTTGCTGCCAAGCGGAAAAATTCAAAGCAGTCGTCACGCGATCCGATTGTCTACGGTGTTGCCGCTGACTCGAGCGGAATCATTGTTCGGACAGGCACGCGACTGTATGCGATTGGAGGCGGTGCGAGTGATAAATAGTTCATTTCTCGGCCGACGCGATGCCACAAAGACGAGGCGGCACTTCCTGTTGGGATTTGCCGCTGTCGTCTTTGTCGTTGGATGCGGGCAGCCGACAGCTCCAATCATGATTCCATTTTCCGTTCCGGATGAATTCTCCGACGGCAAACGTTCTTGGGAGCTAGTCCCGGGAGAACCCACGAACGCCGACAATTCGTTGATCGGTAAGTTCTTTGAACAGCAGCCGG is part of the Mariniblastus fucicola genome and harbors:
- a CDS encoding outer membrane protein assembly factor BamB family protein, with amino-acid sequence MKQPISRPASKTWYLAFIVALALVMLQSIAALAEEGNAGDGSTDKAAWSSFRGAGNSTVSPDASIPLKWSPGSGISWQVELPGYGQSSPLVFAGKVLVTAVEGPQKEKNLVVCVDRESGETLWRYDQSTTLKGPSNFMYSRAAPTPIADRSRVVAFFESGDLIAVGLNSGKKLWSRDLKEELGPLSSRHGLGSSLAQTDDLLFINLEHDGPSALLAIQKSDGATKWKSERPSGSSWSSPAVMQRGDQTQVVVSSGGEAAGYDAETGRELWKIIGLAGNSVPSPLVVENRIYLGARLPEFGSVATAAKSNLCLEFEEGATEPEVAWRSKRCVADYASPVVCGDNVFLINGDGILGCLDKNTGEEKYRQRLGMVCWATPIVHDNHLFIFGKNGKTTVLKAGGQFSKVGDNHLWDSADPPRPVSYVEYFPSSGGGGHGHGGHGSHGGVQKQPAGHAKHASGARHSGESKPGTHSGGYSAHAAGKRSDELGDETTPGAGMLTGMLKRDVDGDGLLSGDEIPGRLNTVMENIDLNKDGRLDKSELKKMADSFAAKRKNSKQSSRDPIVYGVAADSSGIIVRTGTRLYAIGGGASDK